The Coleofasciculaceae cyanobacterium genome includes a window with the following:
- a CDS encoding endo-1,4-beta-xylanase has product MIQLSAQVLPSGSRLKDLATSDTKIGSVGTYNTLFPEDGKSQQKYRTLFKREMSAGTVLCYPKTLWTGFKQYDFSQFNTTVNWFEDSGLVQMAHLLVGPNQYYPQWFLDKSYTNAQLEDIMEDYIREVMHSNNNGSKIDIWNVVNETLWLEGGAPYTGTIWNQLGTEEDRSGLTGADKVLTHHPVYIRKALEIARKYTNNKLELRDNGIEFPDNDEYQMFYQLVKHLLNQGVPLDAVGFQTHLSTDDTYDWEGLKNNIRRYKDLGLEVYITELDVGNDGSKQGRKKQKQYYYNVVKAAREGGVDQIHLWGLNDGQMGDYREDEFALLFEGYMEPKPAYYGFQQALSNYN; this is encoded by the coding sequence GTGATCCAATTATCGGCTCAGGTATTACCAAGCGGTAGTAGATTAAAAGATTTGGCAACATCTGATACCAAAATTGGCAGTGTGGGGACATATAATACTCTTTTCCCAGAAGACGGCAAAAGCCAGCAAAAGTATAGAACTTTATTTAAGCGCGAGATGAGCGCGGGAACAGTCTTGTGTTATCCCAAAACCCTTTGGACAGGTTTCAAACAGTATGATTTTTCGCAGTTTAATACTACAGTTAACTGGTTTGAGGATAGCGGACTCGTGCAAATGGCTCATTTACTAGTTGGTCCAAATCAATATTATCCTCAATGGTTTCTGGATAAGTCTTACACGAACGCGCAATTAGAAGACATTATGGAAGATTATATTCGCGAGGTGATGCACAGCAACAATAATGGCAGCAAAATTGATATCTGGAATGTGGTTAATGAAACTCTTTGGCTCGAAGGCGGAGCTCCTTATACAGGAACGATCTGGAATCAATTAGGAACGGAAGAGGATCGATCGGGACTGACAGGAGCGGACAAAGTACTGACTCATCACCCCGTCTACATTCGTAAAGCATTGGAAATTGCTCGAAAATATACCAACAACAAGCTAGAGTTACGAGATAACGGGATTGAATTTCCAGATAACGATGAATATCAAATGTTTTATCAGTTGGTAAAGCATCTACTCAATCAAGGAGTACCGTTGGATGCCGTCGGTTTTCAAACACATCTAAGCACAGATGACACTTATGATTGGGAGGGCTTGAAAAACAATATTAGAAGGTATAAAGATTTAGGGTTAGAGGTTTACATTACCGAATTGGATGTTGGCAATGACGGTAGCAAACAGGGAAGAAAAAAACAGAAACAATATTATTATAACGTGGTCAAAGCGGCTAGAGAAGGGGGTGTCGATCAGATTCACCTGTGGGGATTAAATGATGGACAAATGGGTGATTATCGCGAAGATGAGTTTGCTCTTTTATTTGAAGGTTATATGGAGCCAAAGCCTGCCTACTATGGTTTCCAACAAGCTTTAAGTAACTATAACTAA
- a CDS encoding sulfotransferase domain-containing protein, producing MIIYLASYPRSGNSLTQKIIQTFFERPITTDDRGSRGRGSQKAKTYASGTVSFITNWRWPNENSHSPSRWDKLQARTLNNNLNRWIAWYDLNVPPYTKNCRYLLPDCSRVLTPKHRQQLAGEDCYFFIKTHRLPFKKYFEGEYVIQPIRHPGAVLWSYFNLKKANGNTTISLSQEIRGSSWSNYHQLWSKAIPLVNGRLIRIRFEDSLLNPLQSCERISAAIGLGYNSANKMTSFEELNQQDPKHFRAGQARGWEEYYTDQQRQLLQNIHGSTMQQLGYEMIKPIKVAHQ from the coding sequence ATGATTATTTATCTTGCCTCATATCCACGTTCGGGAAATTCATTAACTCAGAAAATAATTCAGACTTTTTTCGAGCGACCCATAACTACAGATGATCGAGGAAGCAGAGGTAGAGGAAGCCAAAAAGCCAAGACCTATGCTAGTGGCACAGTATCTTTTATCACCAACTGGCGTTGGCCAAATGAAAATTCTCATTCGCCATCACGATGGGATAAATTACAAGCACGAACTTTGAACAACAATCTCAATCGGTGGATTGCTTGGTACGACTTAAATGTACCGCCCTATACGAAAAACTGTCGCTACCTACTTCCTGACTGTTCGAGAGTGCTGACTCCAAAACATCGTCAGCAGTTAGCAGGTGAAGATTGCTACTTCTTTATTAAAACTCATCGACTTCCGTTTAAAAAGTATTTTGAAGGTGAATATGTAATCCAGCCCATTCGTCATCCTGGGGCGGTTCTTTGGTCTTATTTTAATTTAAAAAAGGCTAATGGCAATACGACAATTTCTTTATCGCAAGAGATTAGGGGAAGTTCATGGAGTAATTATCATCAGCTTTGGAGTAAAGCCATTCCTCTGGTGAACGGCAGATTAATCCGTATTCGCTTTGAAGATTCACTCTTAAATCCTCTGCAAAGCTGCGAGCGAATATCAGCCGCGATTGGACTTGGATATAATTCAGCTAATAAAATGACCTCATTTGAAGAGTTGAATCAACAAGATCCCAAACATTTTCGTGCTGGTCAAGCTAGAGGTTGGGAAGAATATTACACTGACCAGCAAAGACAACTTTTGCAGAATATACATGGTTCTACCATGCAGCAGCTTGGTTATGAAATGATAAAACCAATAAAAGTCGCACACCAATAA
- the kdsA gene encoding 3-deoxy-8-phosphooctulonate synthase: MHQTQITSRLSIGDRQPLTLIGGPCVIESEDFTLKMAEEIYQICDRLNISFIFKSSFDKANRTSINSFRGHPLDRGLNILQKIKDRLGIPVLTDIHESNQAATVAQVADVLQIPAFLCRQTDLLLAAAATGKAINVKKGQFLAPWDMKNVVKKLEHGGAKNILLTERGTSFGYNNLVVDFRSLPQMRELGYPVVFDATHSVQMPGGKGDQTGGQREFVPYLAKAAAAVGIDALFMEVHETPDVAPSDGPNMIPLANLEKILRQVASIHNNSLELTIPVGVS; this comes from the coding sequence ATGCATCAGACTCAAATCACAAGTAGGCTTTCGATTGGCGATCGCCAACCTTTAACTTTAATTGGTGGCCCTTGCGTCATAGAATCAGAAGATTTCACGTTAAAAATGGCCGAGGAAATTTACCAGATATGCGATCGCCTAAACATATCTTTCATTTTTAAATCTTCTTTTGACAAAGCTAATCGGACTTCAATTAATTCCTTTCGCGGTCACCCCTTGGACAGAGGGCTAAACATCTTACAAAAAATCAAAGATCGGCTGGGCATACCCGTTCTTACCGATATTCACGAAAGCAATCAGGCTGCTACTGTAGCCCAAGTAGCAGATGTTCTGCAAATTCCTGCCTTCCTTTGTCGTCAGACTGATTTGCTCTTGGCTGCTGCTGCTACGGGAAAAGCGATTAATGTCAAGAAAGGTCAGTTTCTCGCCCCTTGGGACATGAAAAATGTGGTCAAAAAACTAGAACACGGTGGGGCTAAAAATATTCTTTTGACTGAGCGGGGTACTTCTTTTGGCTACAACAATCTCGTGGTAGATTTTCGTTCTTTACCGCAGATGCGAGAACTAGGTTATCCAGTAGTTTTTGATGCGACCCACAGCGTTCAGATGCCAGGAGGCAAAGGAGACCAAACAGGCGGACAGCGAGAGTTTGTCCCCTACTTAGCCAAAGCAGCAGCAGCAGTAGGTATTGATGCCTTGTTTATGGAAGTCCACGAGACTCCAGATGTTGCTCCTAGTGATGGTCCTAATATGATACCTTTAGCCAATTTAGAAAAAATTCTTAGACAGGTAGCCAGTATCCATAATAATAGTTTAGAACTAACTATCCCTGTAGGCGTGTCATGA
- a CDS encoding HAD-IIIA family hydrolase gives MSRNLNALQTRLSEVKLLALDVDGVLTDGGLYYSNTGEELKKFNVKDGQGIKLVMQAGIEVAIISANNSAATLYRAKKLGIQRAFVGIDNKLATLQQICAELNLSLAQVAYVGDDLNDLPILQSVGCPLTVADAIPENQAHAVYVTELKGGQGCVREICNLLWQVHQRKLQSSLSNGRVSSSGNEIISHHKSKIFD, from the coding sequence ATGAGTAGAAATTTAAACGCTTTACAGACTCGTTTGTCTGAGGTTAAGCTACTGGCACTAGATGTAGACGGTGTCTTGACTGATGGTGGTCTTTACTACAGTAATACCGGAGAAGAGCTAAAAAAATTTAATGTCAAAGATGGACAGGGAATCAAGTTGGTCATGCAGGCGGGAATTGAAGTAGCCATTATTAGTGCCAATAATTCTGCTGCAACCCTTTATCGAGCAAAAAAGCTAGGTATTCAGCGTGCTTTTGTTGGCATTGACAACAAGTTAGCTACTCTCCAACAAATTTGTGCCGAACTAAATTTATCTCTGGCTCAAGTCGCTTATGTTGGTGACGATCTTAACGATTTACCAATTTTACAGTCTGTTGGTTGTCCCTTAACGGTAGCTGATGCCATACCAGAAAATCAAGCTCATGCCGTATATGTAACTGAGTTAAAAGGAGGGCAAGGATGCGTTCGCGAAATCTGCAATCTTTTATGGCAAGTACACCAACGCAAGTTACAATCTTCATTGTCTAACGGCAGAGTCTCGTCAAGCGGGAACGAGATAATTTCTCACCATAAAAGCAAAATTTTTGATTGA
- a CDS encoding polysialyltransferase family glycosyltransferase, which yields MKSSKLVKRIVTCQGSIQLVTALSVLNYREQEQIDYQYENYLVIYDLNSPPGQIDAFAAFIKKMAQLICDWKKIVYILPEQMQAMASKSSSTNSLTYFQRVHELVETDSADEIYLSRNWQFGNQLFTNAYQLAEKICYGDSIGIYFGSDSKAFFLPQSLPKQLLSKLLIESINRTKLILGYPVLRAIDFDRGYFCLPYILGENPPMPVTITDKTSLLKIFKQLKSLLDRDYISQLRQQIGDAPVSILLTSNFSEAGRMTLQQEIEAYREFFDSIDVSQGSVLIIKPHPRDSLQKMVALSKTLKELFEQIIILSETSFFFLPFEAFFTAAFLDENLKLTNQVRVFAFSSACLSLKLLFNIHSFIGFGNKITSKFFAQDYAPGRIKHEQDLKEALTKIGVANIKYYNS from the coding sequence ATGAAAAGTAGCAAGCTCGTTAAAAGGATCGTTACTTGTCAAGGTAGTATTCAGCTAGTTACCGCTTTATCAGTTCTTAACTATCGAGAGCAAGAGCAAATAGACTACCAATACGAAAATTACCTGGTTATTTACGATCTCAATTCTCCTCCAGGACAAATCGATGCCTTTGCTGCCTTCATCAAAAAAATGGCGCAACTAATCTGTGACTGGAAAAAAATAGTATATATTCTTCCCGAACAGATGCAGGCAATGGCTAGTAAAAGTAGCTCAACCAATTCTTTAACCTATTTTCAGAGAGTGCATGAGCTAGTTGAAACAGATTCTGCTGATGAAATTTACTTATCCCGAAACTGGCAATTTGGCAATCAGCTTTTTACTAATGCCTATCAGTTAGCCGAAAAGATTTGCTATGGTGATAGTATCGGCATTTACTTTGGGTCAGACTCTAAGGCATTTTTTCTGCCTCAAAGTTTACCCAAACAACTATTAAGTAAGCTGCTGATCGAGTCGATTAATCGCACTAAATTAATTTTGGGTTATCCAGTTTTGCGGGCGATCGACTTCGACCGAGGCTATTTTTGTCTTCCATACATATTAGGCGAAAACCCGCCGATGCCAGTTACCATAACTGACAAGACAAGTCTGCTCAAAATATTCAAACAATTAAAAAGTCTGTTAGATCGCGATTATATCAGCCAATTACGGCAGCAAATAGGGGATGCGCCCGTATCAATTCTTTTGACCTCAAATTTTTCTGAGGCTGGGAGAATGACATTACAACAAGAAATAGAGGCTTATCGAGAGTTTTTCGATAGTATTGATGTTTCTCAAGGCTCGGTTTTAATTATTAAACCGCATCCGAGAGATAGCCTGCAAAAAATGGTAGCGTTGAGCAAGACCCTGAAAGAGCTTTTTGAGCAAATTATTATTCTTTCAGAAACGAGCTTCTTTTTTCTGCCTTTTGAAGCTTTTTTTACAGCAGCTTTTTTGGATGAGAATTTAAAGTTAACTAATCAAGTTAGAGTATTTGCCTTTAGCTCTGCTTGTTTATCATTAAAATTACTGTTTAATATTCATTCTTTTATTGGTTTTGGCAATAAAATTACTAGTAAATTTTTTGCTCAAGATTATGCCCCTGGTAGAATTAAACACGAACAGGACTTAAAAGAGGCACTAACAAAAATCGGCGTTGCTAATATAAAATATTACAATTCGTAG
- a CDS encoding acyltransferase encodes MTIKKRWQKLFWLVRKPVVHSFRNLYVQYNNPDANLSAPIVWKYDDIEAISIGSQTLIEPFSQIVVEVSSPLTSIPGRLIIGEKVIIGSGANIRAAGGEISIAGNSMLAQQVSLIASNHLISGEKPYRDLPWDESKVGVSIEENVWIGAGVTVLPGCAIGKNSVVGAGSVVTKSIPANEVWAGIPARKIRNVVKSKYLAYPST; translated from the coding sequence ATGACCATAAAAAAACGCTGGCAAAAACTATTTTGGCTCGTCAGAAAACCAGTAGTTCACTCGTTCAGAAATCTTTATGTGCAATACAACAACCCCGATGCCAATCTATCTGCTCCTATAGTTTGGAAATATGATGATATTGAGGCGATTAGCATTGGTAGCCAGACGCTGATCGAACCATTTTCTCAGATCGTTGTCGAAGTTAGCTCGCCATTAACTAGTATTCCAGGTCGTCTAATTATTGGCGAAAAAGTAATTATTGGCTCAGGAGCAAATATTCGGGCTGCGGGAGGGGAAATATCGATCGCTGGCAACTCCATGCTCGCTCAGCAAGTATCATTGATTGCATCTAATCATCTAATTTCTGGAGAAAAACCTTATCGAGATCTACCTTGGGATGAATCAAAAGTGGGAGTTTCAATCGAGGAAAATGTCTGGATTGGGGCGGGGGTAACTGTTCTTCCTGGTTGTGCGATCGGCAAAAATTCGGTGGTTGGAGCAGGTAGTGTGGTTACCAAAAGCATTCCAGCCAATGAAGTCTGGGCAGGAATACCAGCAAGAAAGATTAGAAATGTTGTCAAATCTAAATATTTAGCTTATCCCAGCACTTAG
- a CDS encoding phytanoyl-CoA dioxygenase family protein — protein MTASITKFAIDDVTGIKDYYESYGYVVIKTLLDRAKIEHFIKQYEKIKRNKFFIYYSQSLHLPLRPKITNEGFIEESIERVQDLKFFPGFSQATLKCLIAQPISEILGILSGSSSHTMWQNMFFDKSTGTVEHQDHYYLDTNPPGNLIGVWYALEDIHPDSGCFFVIPGSHKAQVFSRENTSSTKGGLKALIPDHEDMRKKIIKLIQEKNCEYKAFPLNKGDVLFWHPYTIHGAYQNKNPQFSRKSFTAHFYPSHLERLDAQTPWLKRSANPHILIRRNNLRVYGWNVKQYAIYFFNKLRGEEITMDMRRKSYEDYSE, from the coding sequence ATGACTGCATCAATAACGAAATTTGCCATAGATGATGTAACGGGAATTAAAGACTATTATGAATCTTATGGATATGTGGTAATCAAAACACTTTTAGATCGTGCCAAGATAGAGCATTTTATTAAACAGTACGAAAAAATAAAGCGCAACAAGTTTTTTATTTATTACAGCCAAAGTTTGCACTTGCCTTTGCGACCTAAAATTACTAATGAAGGTTTTATTGAAGAGTCTATAGAAAGAGTTCAAGATTTAAAATTTTTTCCTGGTTTTTCGCAAGCTACCTTAAAGTGCTTAATCGCTCAGCCAATTTCTGAGATACTGGGCATATTATCTGGCTCCTCTAGTCATACAATGTGGCAAAATATGTTTTTTGACAAGTCAACAGGAACTGTAGAGCATCAAGACCACTATTATTTAGATACTAATCCTCCAGGAAATCTGATTGGTGTCTGGTATGCCCTAGAAGATATTCATCCAGATTCTGGCTGCTTTTTCGTAATTCCAGGTAGCCATAAAGCGCAGGTCTTCAGTCGCGAGAATACATCGTCAACAAAAGGGGGACTCAAAGCCCTAATTCCCGATCATGAAGATATGAGGAAAAAAATAATCAAGCTAATTCAAGAAAAGAACTGTGAATACAAAGCTTTTCCTTTGAACAAAGGAGATGTTTTATTTTGGCATCCTTATACTATTCATGGTGCTTACCAGAATAAAAATCCTCAATTCAGCCGTAAATCTTTTACAGCTCACTTTTATCCCTCACATTTGGAACGCCTAGATGCTCAAACCCCTTGGTTAAAACGTTCGGCTAATCCTCATATTTTGATCAGAAGAAACAATTTGAGAGTATATGGATGGAATGTCAAACAGTATGCAATTTACTTCTTTAATAAATTAAGAGGTGAAGAAATTACTATGGATATGCGTAGAAAAAGCTATGAAGATTATTCTGAATAA
- a CDS encoding O-antigen ligase family protein, giving the protein MNQHLSKNIELGITLCLSAFYLGIDLPNPIPSALALLSFLIIPLLIIRQWKKFIYVATRDIPLILAVAIAVFSVLWSTNPEETLAHSRALTFSTAFGIYLATRYTPKEQMRLMVWLFGSYMLLSLVASLILPSYGTDINTEGLSWQGIAGHKNALSAAMGLAATLFLDLALYGYKYRRIVSLGAGISFILIVLSKGKGGLAVFIALLPLLLLYKLAKQEYRLRTFLSVFAFAIALVLIVATLLNLEFITVELLGKDVELTGRIPLWNYLIQRGMEKSWLGYGYGAFWTNPQETLLVALNVPWMSTIADGITKAHAHSAYIDLFLQLGWVGVSLVTLSFMTLLFRVVLLLGLTRQIEYFWMLQLLIFMALGNIANNAGEFLAYRSLYWVLYVSSACSTAIHLKRILKTGNKLKNLQYENTTYQH; this is encoded by the coding sequence TTGAACCAGCATTTATCGAAAAATATAGAATTAGGAATTACTTTGTGCTTGTCTGCATTTTACCTTGGAATTGATCTTCCTAACCCAATTCCTAGTGCTTTAGCTCTACTAAGTTTTTTAATCATTCCTCTTTTGATCATTCGGCAATGGAAAAAATTCATTTATGTTGCAACTAGAGATATACCGCTGATCCTGGCGGTAGCAATTGCTGTGTTTTCGGTGCTATGGTCTACCAATCCAGAGGAAACCTTGGCTCACAGTAGAGCCTTGACATTTTCGACTGCGTTCGGCATCTATCTGGCAACGCGCTACACGCCAAAAGAGCAAATGCGCTTAATGGTTTGGCTGTTCGGCAGTTATATGTTGCTTAGTTTAGTAGCTTCGTTAATTTTGCCATCTTACGGGACGGATATTAATACTGAGGGATTGTCTTGGCAAGGAATTGCTGGTCATAAAAATGCCTTATCAGCTGCCATGGGTTTAGCTGCTACGCTTTTTTTGGATCTCGCTCTTTATGGCTATAAATATCGAAGGATTGTCTCTTTGGGAGCGGGAATTTCCTTTATCTTAATTGTGCTTTCTAAGGGAAAAGGTGGTCTGGCGGTATTCATTGCCTTGCTTCCTCTGTTGTTACTTTATAAACTTGCCAAACAGGAGTATCGGTTGAGAACTTTTCTTAGTGTTTTTGCCTTCGCGATCGCTTTAGTTCTGATTGTAGCTACTTTGCTCAATTTAGAGTTCATCACGGTCGAGCTTCTGGGCAAAGATGTGGAATTAACTGGACGTATCCCTTTGTGGAATTATTTAATCCAAAGAGGGATGGAGAAATCTTGGCTAGGTTATGGATATGGTGCATTTTGGACTAATCCCCAGGAGACTTTACTGGTGGCTCTCAATGTACCGTGGATGTCAACTATAGCAGATGGTATTACAAAAGCTCACGCTCACAGTGCCTACATCGATTTGTTTTTGCAACTAGGTTGGGTAGGCGTGTCGCTAGTGACGCTTAGTTTTATGACTCTACTGTTTAGAGTGGTCTTGCTGTTAGGTCTAACTAGACAAATAGAGTATTTTTGGATGCTTCAGCTGTTAATTTTTATGGCTTTGGGCAATATTGCCAATAATGCGGGGGAATTTCTGGCTTATCGCTCTTTATATTGGGTTTTATATGTATCATCCGCCTGCTCGACTGCCATTCACTTAAAGAGAATTTTGAAGACTGGTAACAAATTAAAGAATCTTCAATATGAAAATACTACATATCAGCACTAA
- a CDS encoding glycosyltransferase family 4 protein, whose protein sequence is MKILHISTKDVEGGAARAAYRLHQGLESLNVNSQMLVQIKVSDDPTVIAPQTIIEKSIATLGGILDTIPPRIYRRDTQISFSTQWLPDAICSKVTQLDPDLINLHWIKNSHVRIETMAKLGRPIVWTLHDMWAFTGGCHYDRECGRYVESCGACPQLKSDRNWDLSRWIWQRKSQAWQNIPLTIVAPSEWLAKCARSSSLFRNLRVEVIPNGLDLKKYKPVNSQIVRSLLNLPQDKQLVLFGAIKATSDRRKGFHLLQAALQSLCQSGWREKIELVVVGASQSDKQTDLGFKTHYLGKLSDDISLAQVYAAADIFVAPSLQDNLPNTVVEAIACGTPCTAFKIGGMPEIIEHQQNGYLAQPFEVEDLARGIAWVLENKERHHKLSDRARQKAEQEFAQELQARNYASLYTDILVQQEQKNGKKQHNSS, encoded by the coding sequence ATGAAAATACTACATATCAGCACTAAAGATGTTGAGGGAGGAGCTGCTCGTGCTGCCTATCGATTACATCAGGGACTTGAAAGCCTCAACGTTAATTCTCAAATGCTGGTACAAATCAAAGTCAGCGACGATCCAACAGTAATTGCCCCCCAAACCATTATCGAAAAGAGCATTGCCACGCTGGGAGGCATTTTAGATACAATCCCGCCACGGATTTATCGTCGGGATACTCAAATTTCATTCTCAACTCAATGGCTGCCTGATGCAATTTGTTCTAAAGTTACTCAACTCGATCCTGATTTGATTAATCTACATTGGATTAAAAACAGCCATGTGCGTATTGAAACAATGGCTAAGTTAGGGCGACCAATTGTTTGGACTCTCCACGATATGTGGGCTTTTACTGGAGGATGTCATTACGATCGAGAGTGTGGTCGATACGTTGAGTCGTGTGGTGCTTGCCCTCAACTTAAAAGCGATCGCAACTGGGATTTGTCCCGTTGGATTTGGCAGCGAAAATCTCAAGCTTGGCAAAATATTCCCTTGACTATTGTTGCTCCGAGTGAGTGGTTAGCTAAATGCGCTCGTTCTAGTTCTCTGTTTAGAAATCTAAGAGTTGAGGTGATTCCCAATGGTCTCGATCTAAAAAAATATAAGCCAGTCAATAGTCAAATAGTGCGATCGCTACTCAATCTGCCTCAAGACAAACAACTGGTACTATTTGGAGCGATTAAAGCCACCAGCGATCGCCGTAAGGGATTTCACTTGCTTCAGGCAGCTTTGCAAAGCTTATGTCAGTCAGGATGGCGGGAAAAAATAGAGTTAGTTGTTGTTGGTGCGTCACAGTCAGACAAACAGACGGATTTGGGCTTTAAAACTCATTATCTCGGGAAATTGAGCGATGATATCTCTTTGGCACAAGTTTATGCTGCCGCCGATATCTTTGTCGCACCGTCGCTGCAAGATAACCTGCCTAACACGGTAGTAGAAGCGATCGCCTGTGGAACTCCCTGTACTGCTTTTAAAATTGGCGGGATGCCAGAAATAATCGAGCATCAGCAAAATGGTTATCTAGCTCAACCCTTTGAAGTAGAAGATTTAGCTAGAGGAATTGCTTGGGTATTAGAAAACAAAGAACGGCATCATAAATTAAGCGATCGCGCTCGTCAAAAAGCCGAACAAGAGTTTGCTCAGGAATTACAGGCACGCAATTATGCGTCTCTTTATACTGACATTTTGGTTCAACAAGAGCAAAAAAATGGCAAAAAACAGCATAATTCGTCTTAA